Proteins encoded within one genomic window of Paraglaciecola psychrophila 170:
- a CDS encoding GNAT family N-acetyltransferase: MRIQIDDLAHPKVAVLLQQHLDDMYATPPAESVHALDLETLRKPDITFWTAWQQQELLGCGALKSLSTQHAEIKSMRTDRKYLRKGVAARTLEHDAVTNFV, translated from the coding sequence TTGAGAATACAAATAGATGACTTAGCCCACCCCAAGGTAGCAGTGCTGTTGCAACAACATTTAGACGATATGTATGCCACCCCGCCAGCAGAAAGTGTACATGCATTGGATTTAGAAACGCTTCGTAAACCGGATATCACGTTCTGGACAGCTTGGCAGCAACAAGAGCTATTAGGCTGTGGAGCATTGAAAAGCCTAAGCACTCAACATGCTGAAATTAAATCCATGCGCACCGACCGAAAGTATTTACGTAAAGGGGTCGCCGCTCGGACACTTGAACACGATGCTGTAACGAATTTTGTGTAA
- a CDS encoding DUF2726 domain-containing protein, with product MELAIVLMMLLIIVAVGAMKLYEPGLAFPFKKKSNLFTPVERTFLGLIEEAVGNEFRILCRVKMSDILTIHQNTDKKTSKNAFSRAASKHLDFVLCSKADMSPIIAIDLVHNSGKDGYKSQRDFYVSGALDAAHIPHVRIKVRSGYKAHDIRECIQAKLPKPKVKQLSAPTPQSGGKLMPAFARQSKPTRPIQTNKTVTSRPVAAA from the coding sequence ATGGAACTAGCAATTGTATTGATGATGTTACTGATCATCGTGGCTGTAGGCGCTATGAAATTATATGAACCGGGTTTGGCATTTCCTTTCAAAAAGAAAAGCAATTTATTCACACCCGTTGAGCGTACGTTTTTAGGACTTATCGAAGAAGCGGTAGGAAATGAATTTCGTATTTTATGCAGAGTTAAGATGAGCGACATATTAACTATCCATCAAAATACAGATAAAAAAACCAGCAAAAATGCGTTTTCCCGAGCAGCCAGCAAACATCTTGATTTTGTACTTTGCTCCAAGGCAGACATGTCGCCTATTATTGCTATTGATTTAGTTCATAACAGCGGCAAAGATGGTTATAAAAGCCAGCGTGACTTCTATGTAAGTGGGGCACTTGATGCCGCACATATACCTCATGTTAGGATAAAAGTACGCTCTGGCTACAAAGCACATGATATTAGAGAGTGTATCCAAGCTAAGTTACCAAAACCTAAGGTTAAGCAACTATCCGCGCCTACGCCTCAAAGTGGTGGAAAGTTAATGCCGGCGTTTGCCAGACAGTCCAAGCCCACGAGACCCATTCAAACTAATAAAACGGTAACCAGTCGCCCTGTCGCTGCGGCGTAA
- a CDS encoding EAL domain-containing protein, whose translation MKSLYSIGLMLCLLSALWHSKNIASEQVVISQHNSHINLLSQIDWLIKEKSMQLSDIQNLQDWQTSYIPNQVSQDKSLWGRFNIVFDYPEEEQYFLTVGNPQLDYVDVFLLDEKDRILGSYLMGGNRDYSKRPFKHRLFITPISADQQTVTVFLRVNDDGPLVFPVDLDKQSSLVEREQLLLAIIGFISGGLALLACYFLITYIFMRSPVRFWFALSSAAFLLLFLNTKGVLGQITGITAYISNLSCALLGLLLLTSAKVTFAILEKVPTVWRYALYSFGFITLGMAFFSNSAQQITFSALMSALSGSLIGILAFFYHKPDKKIANLVCLLGLAFIAISGFVQVTLFLSGMPLTQKASLIFTVLIMIGIMLIALAIEAHERVLTYRHNIQQQLAIKDLQHFYDLFRNSAEGLYTSSLDGRLITVNPAMCSLFGYADETEMLREVSNADQFYANPQDRAIMLGEIHKGGKVIGKEIKGVRKDGSEFWFSISGQIKQEHEKQYLFGSISDVTERKQSNISLEYLATHDSLTGVYNRREFERQLQNGLLKAQNQNSDLTLLYMDLDQFKVVNDTCGHKAGDLLIKQLSQKLDAVVMEKGILARLGGDEFGVLLEGDNAQMAYLLANKLLNAVQEFRFIWENRIFTLGISIGQVPWQPNIYSPEQLLSMADSACYLAKERGRNQIHTYSAEDEHMQRYESEMSWVSHINHALENDSFELYYQHYQALSRRAEGHHYEILLRMRDQEGKIVSPSTFLPAAERYNLTAQIDRWVVENYFRWLADNPQHNAELSRVSINLSGHSLADKELKLFVLNAFEKYKVPYKKVCFEITESMAILKMDETLEFINTFHKLGCLFALDDFGSGFSSYGYLKNLPVDQVKIDGSFVKDILVDPVDMAMVNSIKDVAKAMGMETVAEFVESTEIMVELGKMGVDFAQGYGVAKPHALADFTQHR comes from the coding sequence ATGAAATCACTCTACTCAATTGGTTTAATGTTATGTTTATTAAGTGCTCTTTGGCACTCAAAAAACATTGCATCAGAGCAAGTAGTGATATCACAACACAACTCCCATATAAATTTACTTAGTCAAATTGACTGGTTGATCAAAGAAAAAAGTATGCAGTTGTCAGACATTCAAAATTTACAAGATTGGCAAACTAGCTATATTCCCAATCAAGTAAGCCAAGATAAAAGCTTGTGGGGGAGGTTCAACATTGTGTTTGATTATCCAGAAGAGGAACAGTATTTTTTGACGGTTGGCAACCCTCAACTGGATTATGTAGATGTTTTTTTACTGGATGAAAAAGACCGTATCTTAGGTTCTTATTTAATGGGTGGTAATCGAGATTATTCTAAACGTCCTTTCAAACACAGATTATTTATTACCCCAATCAGTGCAGATCAACAAACGGTAACAGTTTTTTTAAGAGTTAACGACGATGGCCCATTGGTTTTCCCTGTAGACCTAGACAAGCAGTCATCATTGGTCGAAAGAGAACAATTACTGTTAGCAATCATTGGTTTTATTAGTGGTGGCCTTGCTTTACTGGCTTGTTATTTTTTGATTACTTATATCTTTATGCGCAGCCCCGTACGTTTTTGGTTTGCCCTTTCTAGTGCCGCATTTTTATTGTTGTTTTTAAATACTAAAGGCGTGTTGGGTCAAATCACCGGGATCACTGCCTACATATCTAATCTCAGCTGTGCATTGCTTGGATTGTTGTTATTAACGTCAGCAAAAGTTACTTTTGCAATATTAGAAAAAGTCCCAACAGTCTGGCGCTATGCTTTATATAGCTTTGGATTTATTACTCTGGGTATGGCTTTTTTCTCAAATAGCGCACAGCAAATCACGTTTTCAGCGCTAATGTCGGCTCTATCAGGATCACTTATCGGTATACTCGCATTTTTCTATCATAAACCCGATAAAAAAATAGCTAACTTGGTTTGTTTGTTGGGGCTAGCCTTTATCGCCATAAGTGGCTTTGTCCAGGTAACGTTATTTCTATCTGGCATGCCATTAACGCAAAAAGCCTCTTTGATTTTTACGGTGTTAATCATGATAGGCATTATGTTAATCGCACTCGCTATTGAAGCGCATGAGCGGGTATTAACATACCGTCACAACATACAACAACAGTTAGCAATTAAAGATTTACAACACTTTTACGACTTATTCAGAAATTCCGCTGAAGGCTTATATACTTCCAGTCTGGACGGTCGACTCATCACTGTTAATCCTGCCATGTGCAGCCTGTTTGGTTATGCAGACGAGACTGAGATGTTAAGGGAAGTAAGTAATGCCGATCAGTTTTATGCCAACCCTCAAGATCGCGCAATCATGCTGGGAGAGATACATAAGGGCGGTAAAGTCATTGGCAAAGAAATAAAAGGTGTGCGTAAAGATGGCAGTGAATTTTGGTTTTCAATCTCAGGGCAAATTAAGCAAGAACACGAGAAACAGTACCTGTTTGGTTCCATTTCAGATGTAACTGAGCGAAAGCAATCAAATATTAGTTTGGAATATTTGGCGACACACGATTCACTCACGGGGGTCTACAATAGACGTGAATTTGAACGTCAACTGCAAAATGGTTTACTTAAAGCGCAAAATCAAAACAGTGATTTAACATTACTTTACATGGACTTAGACCAATTTAAGGTAGTTAACGACACCTGCGGACACAAAGCGGGCGACTTGTTAATCAAACAACTATCACAAAAACTTGATGCGGTAGTGATGGAAAAAGGTATTTTGGCAAGACTCGGCGGTGATGAATTTGGTGTATTGCTTGAAGGCGATAATGCACAAATGGCTTACTTACTGGCCAACAAATTACTCAATGCAGTGCAAGAATTTCGTTTCATATGGGAAAATCGAATCTTCACTTTAGGTATCAGTATTGGCCAAGTGCCTTGGCAACCGAATATTTATTCGCCAGAGCAATTATTAAGCATGGCTGATTCAGCCTGTTATTTAGCCAAAGAGCGTGGCCGTAACCAAATACATACTTATTCAGCTGAAGATGAACACATGCAGCGCTATGAGTCTGAAATGTCTTGGGTGTCACATATTAATCATGCTCTGGAAAATGATAGCTTTGAGCTGTATTACCAGCATTATCAAGCGCTGAGTCGACGTGCAGAAGGACATCACTATGAAATATTACTTAGAATGCGCGATCAGGAAGGCAAGATTGTCTCTCCCAGCACTTTTTTACCCGCTGCGGAACGTTATAATCTCACTGCACAAATAGACCGTTGGGTAGTTGAGAATTACTTTCGCTGGTTGGCGGATAACCCCCAGCATAATGCTGAACTAAGTCGAGTAAGTATTAATTTAAGTGGTCATTCATTAGCAGATAAAGAGCTTAAACTATTTGTTTTGAATGCTTTTGAAAAGTACAAAGTCCCTTACAAAAAAGTATGTTTCGAAATTACTGAAAGCATGGCCATTTTAAAGATGGATGAAACCTTAGAGTTTATTAATACCTTCCACAAATTGGGCTGCTTATTTGCTCTAGATGATTTTGGTAGTGGATTTTCTTCTTATGGCTATTTAAAAAACCTGCCCGTTGATCAAGTCAAAATAGATGGTAGTTTTGTAAAAGACATACTGGTTGACCCTGTAGATATGGCTATGGTTAACTCAATTAAAGATGTGGCTAAAGCAATGGGAATGGAGACCGTGGCCGAGTTTGTTGAATCAACTGAAATAATGGTGGAGTTAGGTAAAATGGGTGTTGATTTTGCCCAAGGGTATGGCGTTGCTAAACCTCATGCACTGGCTGACTTTACTCAGCATAGATAA
- a CDS encoding DUF3300 domain-containing protein, translating to MRNQTKYLYIYLYVVCLLVGNVLQLAQAQEKVSSEISEAAILDQAQLDQMLAPIALYPDTLLSHILVASTYPLEVIQAARWRAVNTDLDEQQALNAVEDKGWDPSVQALVPFNDLLQKLSEDLDWLQSLGSAFLVNEQQILTSVQNLRQKAYEQGNLTANDYVNIQQEQGEIVIETVRKEVVYVPYYDTRVVYGNWWWQDHQPYYWHRPSHSIFNAGLYWSTGVYIRPSFYFGGFHWRNRHVVANYHYRSHSDRYWSNNHNNRQVVRVKEYPRWNHNQQHRRGAQYRVNGQRIVRNISGGSKNKVYHQIDKQRVLNINSYSNKQSKNTAKRFKQALSKQQSVDHTKTLRSNKQSRNKQRGLIQKQAQKQSQSGSQQRQKQSNHYRPKKTDRADTPKMNIGKSQRSPSLEVRNNKVRHFTADPQNKTRTYISKNNSSPKSSNDRASSHKQNKSRPIKVSRQNKIKQR from the coding sequence ATGCGAAATCAAACCAAGTACCTATATATCTATTTATACGTTGTATGCTTATTAGTAGGCAATGTCCTGCAGCTTGCTCAAGCGCAAGAAAAAGTCAGTTCAGAAATATCTGAAGCTGCGATACTTGATCAAGCACAACTCGATCAAATGTTAGCGCCAATTGCCCTTTATCCTGACACTTTACTGTCACATATTTTAGTCGCATCAACCTACCCTTTAGAAGTGATCCAAGCCGCTCGTTGGCGCGCAGTTAATACAGACCTAGATGAGCAACAAGCTTTAAATGCAGTGGAAGATAAAGGCTGGGATCCTAGTGTCCAAGCCTTGGTGCCGTTTAATGACTTATTACAGAAGCTCAGTGAAGACTTGGACTGGTTACAATCTTTAGGTAGTGCGTTCTTAGTGAATGAACAGCAGATATTAACAAGTGTCCAAAATTTACGTCAAAAAGCCTATGAGCAAGGTAACTTGACTGCTAATGACTATGTCAATATACAACAAGAACAAGGTGAAATAGTCATAGAAACCGTGCGTAAAGAAGTAGTCTATGTACCCTACTATGATACGCGCGTTGTTTATGGAAATTGGTGGTGGCAAGACCATCAGCCATACTATTGGCACAGACCCAGTCACAGCATTTTTAATGCTGGTTTGTATTGGAGCACAGGGGTTTACATTCGCCCCAGTTTTTATTTTGGTGGCTTTCATTGGCGTAATCGTCATGTAGTCGCTAACTATCACTACCGCAGTCATTCAGACAGATACTGGTCAAATAATCACAATAATCGTCAAGTGGTTCGAGTTAAAGAATACCCTCGCTGGAACCATAACCAACAACATAGACGGGGTGCACAATATCGAGTTAACGGTCAACGTATTGTGCGTAACATTAGTGGTGGCAGTAAAAATAAAGTTTACCATCAGATTGATAAACAAAGAGTTTTGAACATTAACAGCTATTCGAATAAACAGAGTAAAAACACTGCTAAACGTTTCAAACAAGCCCTAAGTAAGCAACAGTCTGTTGATCATACAAAAACGCTTAGGTCGAATAAACAGTCGAGAAACAAACAACGGGGTTTAATTCAAAAACAAGCTCAAAAACAAAGTCAAAGTGGAAGCCAACAGAGGCAAAAGCAAAGCAATCATTATCGACCTAAAAAAACAGATAGGGCAGATACACCGAAAATGAACATCGGAAAATCACAAAGATCCCCATCGTTAGAAGTGCGAAACAACAAAGTAAGGCACTTTACAGCCGACCCTCAAAATAAAACCCGTACTTACATATCGAAAAACAACAGCAGTCCTAAAAGTAGTAACGATCGGGCTAGTTCACATAAGCAAAACAAGTCCAGACCAATAAAAGTTTCGCGTCAAAATAAGATTAAACAAAGATAA
- the ribA gene encoding GTP cyclohydrolase II, with amino-acid sequence MKPKLDQYQYVSSAKLPTHWGKFYIHGFIDNKLAQEHVALSYGEWDPDDVVLIRIHSECLTGDALFSSRCDCGAQLEKALENIVQQGKGVLLYLRQEGRGIGLLNKIRAYQLQDEGMDTVEANEHLGFDADIRDYGICKLMLDKLNIKNVNLMTNNPKKSLALTNMGINVAQRTPIDHGITDDNRNYIRTKTEKLGHQFDKHLLK; translated from the coding sequence ATGAAGCCTAAATTAGACCAATATCAATATGTTAGTTCGGCCAAGTTACCCACTCACTGGGGTAAATTTTACATCCATGGTTTTATTGATAATAAGCTAGCGCAAGAACATGTCGCTCTTTCATACGGAGAATGGGACCCAGACGATGTGGTACTTATTCGTATTCATTCCGAGTGTTTGACCGGTGATGCATTGTTCAGTTCGCGCTGTGATTGTGGTGCTCAACTTGAAAAAGCGTTAGAAAATATTGTTCAGCAAGGCAAAGGAGTATTGTTGTATTTGCGTCAGGAAGGCAGGGGCATAGGTTTGCTCAACAAAATTCGTGCTTATCAATTACAAGATGAAGGTATGGATACTGTCGAAGCAAATGAGCACTTGGGCTTTGATGCTGATATTAGGGATTATGGTATTTGTAAATTGATGTTAGATAAATTGAATATTAAAAACGTCAACCTCATGACTAACAACCCTAAGAAAAGTTTAGCCCTAACTAATATGGGCATTAACGTGGCGCAACGCACTCCTATTGATCACGGAATAACCGATGATAATCGAAATTACATTCGTACTAAAACGGAAAAGTTAGGTCATCAGTTCGATAAACATCTTCTCAAATAA
- a CDS encoding DUF2937 family protein, with the protein MIKFCADYLRIILFCGGLLIGIQIPAVVDQYAKRIDAQLTEAVDVFAGFQQTADLYFKGNIKNLISHYKSSDDPVFKNDATSILFISDRVTYLKSEKLALEQSALMRTAHVLFFADNKVFQQTLEHYSYMILIDPQALIWGLISGLLIASFFDLLFYGIGYLSRLNKRHKKLSA; encoded by the coding sequence ATGATAAAGTTCTGTGCAGACTATTTACGTATTATACTATTTTGTGGCGGTTTGCTAATAGGTATTCAAATCCCTGCTGTAGTAGACCAGTATGCCAAGAGAATTGATGCACAACTCACCGAAGCTGTAGATGTTTTTGCGGGTTTTCAACAAACCGCAGATCTTTATTTTAAAGGTAATATTAAAAACTTAATCAGCCACTATAAAAGTAGCGACGATCCAGTATTTAAAAACGACGCGACTAGTATTCTGTTCATTTCAGACCGTGTGACTTATCTTAAATCAGAAAAATTAGCACTTGAGCAATCTGCCTTAATGAGAACAGCACATGTGTTGTTTTTTGCGGATAACAAGGTTTTTCAACAAACATTAGAACACTACAGTTACATGATACTCATTGACCCACAAGCTTTGATATGGGGCTTGATCAGTGGGCTTTTAATCGCTAGCTTTTTCGATTTACTCTTTTACGGTATTGGATATTTATCAAGGCTCAATAAAAGACATAAGAAGTTAAGTGCATGA